One window of the Candidatus Obscuribacterales bacterium genome contains the following:
- a CDS encoding ribonuclease R family protein, which translates to MEFTIATLLTNFSDDKLVAPKVLEKKLSCEDDTSLRKLQIALDALERIGILTKDRGRYRRVSENDVVEGKLRCSSKGFCFAIQDSEGADDIYVRESQLNTAWNGDRVLVRVTKEGSRRRSPEGEVRLILERANNSVLARVKKVGDEYRAVPLDDRLLFELELQPGRDDPDGKRLEEAVDQLVHVGIVRYPLGQNRPLGRVAQILGSDAEAASDIDIVCCKYDLPRIFSEDVLQAAKALPTKLRKSDLKGRMDLRHLPTVSIVGSKNPEHPIVVDDALTLETLPPKKKGDAPCWRVGVHIADVSYYIPFGSPLDVEAQRRGTSIYLGETVLPMLPEKLHQCCALAPGHDRLAISVLLTIDSDGNLVEFELQPTLIQVDHQLDYQQVETILHRNQTDVPPSDETSPYPLPTLEEVQPYASVFELLDQLFTLSQVVQTQRHARGAFELNLPEK; encoded by the coding sequence ATGGAATTCACGATCGCAACGCTTCTCACCAACTTTTCTGACGATAAACTGGTTGCACCTAAGGTACTTGAGAAAAAACTTAGCTGTGAGGACGATACCAGTCTGCGAAAGCTGCAAATCGCCCTAGATGCTCTAGAGCGCATCGGCATCCTAACGAAGGATCGGGGGCGCTATCGCCGAGTTTCAGAAAATGATGTAGTGGAGGGCAAGCTGCGATGCTCCAGTAAGGGATTTTGTTTTGCCATCCAAGATTCGGAAGGGGCAGACGATATCTATGTGCGCGAGAGTCAGCTCAATACAGCCTGGAATGGCGATCGCGTCCTAGTGCGGGTGACCAAGGAAGGCAGTCGGCGGCGCAGTCCTGAAGGAGAAGTTCGGCTGATTCTGGAACGGGCCAATAATTCGGTGTTAGCCCGTGTCAAGAAGGTGGGCGATGAATATCGAGCGGTGCCCCTAGACGATCGCTTGCTGTTTGAACTAGAGCTACAGCCCGGTCGTGATGATCCCGACGGCAAACGCTTAGAGGAAGCCGTGGATCAACTGGTTCATGTGGGCATTGTCCGCTACCCCTTGGGGCAAAACCGTCCTCTAGGCCGAGTGGCGCAAATTTTGGGCAGTGATGCGGAAGCGGCTTCAGATATTGATATCGTTTGCTGCAAATACGATCTGCCCCGGATCTTTTCCGAGGACGTGCTGCAAGCTGCCAAGGCCTTGCCCACCAAGCTGCGGAAATCTGATTTGAAAGGACGGATGGATTTGCGCCATCTGCCAACGGTTTCGATTGTGGGCTCTAAAAACCCAGAGCATCCCATCGTTGTCGATGATGCGTTAACCCTAGAAACCCTGCCTCCCAAGAAAAAAGGCGACGCTCCTTGTTGGCGAGTAGGTGTCCATATTGCTGATGTTTCGTACTACATTCCCTTTGGCTCTCCCTTGGATGTGGAAGCTCAGCGACGCGGCACCTCCATCTATTTGGGTGAAACGGTGTTGCCCATGCTGCCCGAAAAGCTGCACCAGTGCTGTGCCCTGGCTCCAGGTCACGATCGCTTAGCCATCTCTGTGTTGCTCACCATCGATAGCGATGGCAACTTGGTGGAGTTTGAACTCCAGCCCACGTTGATTCAGGTGGATCACCAACTGGACTATCAGCAGGTGGAAACCATTCTCCATCGCAACCAAACCGATGTGCCACCTAGCGACGAAACCTCTCCCTATCCGCTGCCCACCCTAGAGGAAGTGCAGCCCTACGCGTCAGTCTTTGAACTACTGGATCAACTCTTTACCCTCAGCCAAGTGGTGCAGACCCAGCGCCATGCCCGTGGAGCGTTTGAGCTGAATCTACCAGAAAAGAT